The stretch of DNA ACACTGTTTGCATCCGATGTGTCAGCCCGGTGGAACGTGTCGTCACGTGATGTGATTGACTGTTTCTTATAGCACATGACCTGTGGAGGGAAGAGACTTCTCGACCGTATGTCTTCATATTCCACGATTTTCTCTAAAAAGATGCTCATCCTGTAATTTAGTGTACGGCGCcagatttgaattattttaaaccCACTGATTATAAACGATGAGTTGATGAAACTATTTAATTGGAAGTTCAAAACATGCACAATTTCCGGGGGCTCAGGAGTGATGTCTTtggatgtcttgttttgtcagagCAAAACCCCCAAAGATGATGTCTTTAAATCCCTTAAAATTTGAATCATTGTTGACAAATAAGGAAAACAGTTGCCAATTTTCTTTCACCATTAAGTGCAAGGTTGTAGATACCGTCGAGGACACTGTGGTCTTGTCCTCGGGTAGTTTAACTGAATGTTTTAGCtttatcatttaaatttgaatgaagGGATCCAGTGTTTTCCCGCAACGGTTAGTGGGCTTTGAAACAGTATCTTTGGCCTTTATGTAATTGGGAAATAAAACTTGTAACGCTTTATTAAATGGATGTGTACTTTCCTAGAATGTGTCTTGGATAAATCTGGTACgttaaaatcaaaatggaaaCTAGTGTTTTAGTTTGACCGATGATGGATCCTTTAAACACGGTGGTCAAAGTTTCAAAATTCAGAAGTAACTGGATGATGTGTCCAGTTACTTCTGAATTTTGAAACTTTGACCGTTTCTGCTTAGTTAACCAGTTAGTGCGAATAAAAAGTGCAGAGTGGCTATGATAAGATAATAATGAGGCTGAAAAATCAGTTGCAAAATTGATATAGCCCACCCTTTCATGACTGCTCTGCAAGTTACAAACAGGATGTAGGTGGAGGTGTGTCCTCGTCAATGAACAGGAGAGGATTCAAAACAAAGATGCAGCATAAGCCAGGGAATTGCTGGAAGGAAGTTCCGCggactgctaaaaaaaaaaccagctgATCAACCTATGAAGATTGTGGACAGAGGGAAGTGTGGAGAGAAGAGGCCCGAAGCCACGAACTCTTCTGTCGAACATGGCAGTGGTTCTGTTGTGGCATGTGTGGCTGCCAGTGGAGCTGGATGATGTCACCATGGCGTGTTGAATGCAGAGGTCTACAGGAGCCGTCTGTGCTGAGATACAGTCAGCTGCATCGACGTGTCATCGCTCAGCAGGACAGTGATCCTAAACGTGCAGCCTGAGCAACCAGAGGGCCTTTCGGGGAGAAGAGGTGGAACAACCAAACAATAAAGCTCTGGAAGAGAATTGCCAAGGATCACTTTCATAAAGTGCTGATGATGTCCATGGGTCGATGACTGGACGTAGGCCGACCCATGTGAAAGCTGAGAGTTGCCACTTCGGTGCAGTAACTATATCTGAAGAAGCTCAGGGCCTCGagaacaacaactacaacagcaaATGATTGGGTCAACGCTGGAAAAAGAGGCAAGCACGAGTAACAAAGTGTATTCAAAACACCAGAAATGCTGCAGACTTGATTCACAGGAGACATATTCAGGCATCAGCCTGCCCTTCCTCATTTCCCGTGCAGGACTTCATTTAGACCCTGGTCCCTGCGGTGGAAACACATTGAGTTCCTGCAAAGGTTCCTAGTTCTTGGGGAAATGTCCTTCATCGGAAAGGCAGCTTGTTGTTCCAAATGCTCGCAGTCTGGACTGTACGTAGCTCTGATTAGATGAAGGTTATATGAGAATTATGTTATGGACAAAGATCCAGGATCCAGGCCCTGGTCATTATGTACAGGAGCAGTAAGATCCTGTCTGTTCCCAACAATCGACAAGGATGAATTCTATCGTTTGTCTGGAAAACAGCGTGACGAATTTCAGAGATCACAActgaagcaacaacaaaaaaaaaggaggaggagggaaagaatgAAGCACGGAtttacagagagacacaaagcaaCCACAGAAGATGTTCAATGATACAAACAGGTTCTGGACTGTTTGTCCAACCCTTCTCATCACATTtatagcttcttctttttttaaatgctcatcCACAGTAACATAATTTGATAATCAAATCACAATTGCCTCAACTCTCTCTAAATTATTCCCATATAGtctaaaagaaacatttcatacTAATTGAGAATAACAttactttagatttttttgttttttgtatggTCTTTTAACTGAAAACATAACTTCTCATTCTTTCAGCTTGATTCCTTCCTTCCCGCACACTCGGGCGTTCGTGTATGAACTACATCTCCCATGATGCACAGCGCCCGTCACGAAAACCTGAACTCATGTTCCGATCAGCCGTCGCGTCCATAAGCAACggaatttacattttcattatcatttcgTGGTTGTCCCCCACAGTTCACAGAAAGCCTGTGCCAAACGTTGATGcagttttcaaatcaaataccTGGGACATGAAAGTATGTCATGAAAACGTGTAGAAATATTCTAAACGCGTGACTGTTCCATCAGTCGACACGGAGCCTTGACATCATTTTCAGATCAAAGTCTGATGATTTTGCGATATGAAATGAACCATAACCACATGTGATATGCGAAGTATTTATCACCTCACAAAACGTGAGGCTTTTCCCACACTGAGCcaacagcacattttaaaaacagaaaatgaagaaagCTGCAATATCAGACTGAAACAAGAGAATACATTCTGGAATTAATGAAAACTTTATCTTATAAAATGTGCAGTTATACTCATATGTACACACCTTTAGATAGAGGTTAAAAATGAGATGTTGAACAAAGTTTCTTGTCACTTTACTTTCATGACTTTGTGGACGAAATTAATCTTTGAACAGATTTACTATCCCGAACATAGGAGCAAAGTTTGTTATGCTCTAAATAGTACAGAACTATAAATACACgagtaaagatgaaaaaaagtaGAGAATATGAAGAGTATGAAAAGCAAAActaagacaaaaataaattacagatgACATTTATTTCGTTTCAGTTTATTTCAGTTAACTGTCCAGGATTTTAAGTAGAACATGAAAACTATTGTTATTGCTAGTAAAGAAGTGAGAATACGGCCTATACATTTCattccaatttttattttgagttgATTAATTCCCTGTGTAATTTAAATGTTCTGATAAAAACAATGGATAcactgagaaaataattgaaaaaaagaaaagaaaggaaattaattttttccaaaaatgttccATCCTGatcaaaaagcaacaacattATAAGTAAATTAACAGAGGAGTAGTGGCTTGAACATCACAGCAGCTCTATCATAATGACATATTTAGCACAGATTTGCACTCTAAcgattgaaaaacaaatgatcatAAACGGAAttagaaataatttaatttaaaaaatagcaCGCGCGGCGTCGCCAGGGGAACCGTGTGACGAGCTTTGTATATAAGGGCTGCGAGTCTCTCCCTTTGAACTTGGACTTATTTTGCACTTCAAAGCTGTTGGAATCCTGGTGAGAAACCGTCCTGCTGCACGGAGAACTGTCCGCTGGACCCGTGACCTGCCGTGGGGACCCTGAGATGGACCCACTGGACCCACTGGACCCACTGGACCCGTGACCTGCCGTGGGGACCCTGAGATGGACCCACTGGACCCACTGGACCCGTGACCTGCCGTGGGGACCCTGAGATGGACCCACTGGACCCACTGGACCCGGGGCCCCTGGACCAGGACGCTCTGgacctggagctgcagctgctcagacAAGTCGCCCAAGCGTTGGTGGATAACCCTGCAGGTATaagacagcttttttttataaactttaattccatgttttaaaaattgttttcgTTTTTAGAATCGATTCATTCACCTCAAagcatcttatttttttgtataaatcGATGCGGTCCGTTGTAAACACGCAGATACAGTGGGAAAGTATTCTGATTATTTGGCAAAACATATGTATCGTCTTTCCTGGGAAAGGTGTACAACTCATTGACGATCAGTGACGTGCATTTGAAGACACTGATATGTTGGTTTGAGGGCATCGAATTGTCcaaatgctgcattttaatTATTGTGGGGGGGAAATATGGCGACCTGTCCAAATTTTcataaaatgccaaaaatcCCGTTGCTCTGTGTGGGATGCGACCTGAGTCTGTTTTGATTCTTGAAACATGACTTAGGATATCTGCAACTCATCTAGTGCTTCCAAAGTTCACAGTTTATCACATtaaatggccttttttttattaaaaaaattacaaatgcaCTAAAGTATCAATGTTCGAGGGAGTTAAAATGTAAGATGTCACAGCTTCTTCGGCCTGAACGTCAGCGTTCACAACATCACAGAGTTTGTAGGAGACGTTTTGGCTCTTTGATGACACTGGACAGTTTTTAGCTCGTTAGTTTGgcatttttatgtattatttgtAGAGGACAAAGAGGCATTTTGTCGCGAATTCATTAGACCCGTGGTTCGCTATGCGTAATGACGCATGGGCAATGCATATTCGATTGATTTATGTAACGTATTGCGAACCATTGAGAGTTTCTGTCCACATAAAGACAAAAGTCCTTACAATGTAATGCTATACAAGAAACGTCTTCACCCATTGCTCGCAGACAAAAGGTGGTTTATGATCACTGGCAGGTTGATCACATTTTTcgcatacatttttttgcattcacCACCTTCAATTAGCTTGTTGCTTATAAACTCTTACTATGCGaacctgctttttttattttcataatttcttaatatttctataaatgtcatcagatattttctttgatatttAGACCACAGTGTTTTCTCCAAAGTTCTTCCTCAGCAGATCCACAAGTTTCAAAATAGTTTCTTCCAaactcagcacacacacatcaacagttTAAAAGTTTTCCCTGATGAAGCCAGTAATTATACAGTGTTTATCATAAAGTCTCAGATGAATTCAGAATATTATTATTCTCACTCAgtacaaaacaataattgcTAAACTGCTAAATTTTTTCATATATAGGTTAAATTGGGATAATCTCTTGGCAGTTGGTACATTCCTAGTTAGTGTGAAGTTTTATCATGTATTTTTCTAactttgtctttgattattGCTCATTTAATCATGAATGTGTAATTATATGAGAAGTTGTACAATTAGAAATCTGATTTTTGTCAGGTAATTTAACTTCATCTTCTTTAACTTTCAATCTTCTTCCTGCAGAAGATGGCCTCCTTGAAGTTCTGGCTGAAGATTTCCCAGATTACATTCCAtcagatgaggaggaagagtctgAGGGAGATGGTCAGCAGTTAATGGAgagtgatgaggaagatgagtcTGAGGAAGATGGTCAGCAGTTAATGGAgagtgatgaggaagatgagtcTGAGGAAGATGGTCAGCAGTTAATGGAgagtgatgaggaagatgagtcTGAGGAAGATGGTCAACAGTTAATGGAgagtgatgaggaagatgacTCTGAGGAAGATGGTCAGCAGTTAATGGAgagtgatgaggaagatgacTCTGAGGAAGATGGTCAGCAGTTAATGGAgagtgatgaggaagatgacTCTGAGGAAGATGGTCAGCAGTTAATGGAgagtgatgaggaagatgagtcTGAGGAAGAGTTCTGGGGGGACTATGTAAGTGTGGATTCGGGCTATTGCTCCCTGTCTGACCATGAAGAGGAATGAGACCTTTGAAGAGGGCGGTGAAGATGGCGTCCGACCTATCGTCCAGCAGCTTCCCGCCAGAGAACCATTGGCAGGAAATGGCGTCATATGCTGGCGCTGCTGTTGCTGCCGGCGCTCCTCTTGCTCTTctcgctgctgctcctcagcaACTGGTGGTTGGGCAGCCACAGGTCCACTCTCTGACAGGTTGCAAAAGTCTGCTCCCTTGGCCCCAGGCCTCAGAGAGCCAAGGAGAACAGGTAAGTACTGAGAGGCCCAGGGGGGAATTTTGAGAGAAACCCAGAGGAGTCGGCATCTTCAACGTCAGGCCCTGGATCCCTCGGAGTCAGCAGAGACTTGTCTTTACATCCTTTCGGAACCCTAAGATGTGCTGATGACAGCGGCTCCACAGTCTGAAAACCCTGTTTGCTGCAGGTttggaaaacaaacattcatttgGAAGAGCCAGTGATGTCGCAGGTAGCCTTTTGTGTCTTAAAGTGGCCTTGGTAGCGTCTTGCACCAGGTCCCACTTCTATCTGGTGGCTGGATCATCTCTTTGGCCCCTTGTGGTCTTGCCTCTGCGTCTGGCAAGGCTATCAAAGCCTTTGGTAAAGTAGTAATTGCTCAATTTGAGTTGTTGCTTATGGCAGGTAAGTATCCAAATCTAGTAAAGACGAGGTAGGTCATCAATTATTAACCAAAGTGTtctctgcattttaatttcacttatttaATAGCTCAGGGATTATTTCTCTTACTCACTCTCATATACTTTTCTTTAGATTTCTTTAGAAACTGGAGCTACAACCAAACAAAGTTAAGGTGCAAGTCTCCATATGACTTTTTATTACTCGATTAGTGTTCCTGCTATTTCATAATAGTCTATGGGTTGAATTGTGTCTCTGTTGTATTACAGAGtcaagtctctttttttctcgtGTTGTTTTCGACAGGTGGAGCCGTGAAGGGTGGAACACTTCCCCTCGTCCACACAAGAAGCGACTACGTGGAAGACTGAGACCCAATGTCCAGGATTTCCTCAACGACCagatgaggaggatggatgACCACTAGAAGCTTAAATTAATTTAGCTTTGTTATattcaatatacagtatgttgctgtagacaaatacaatatttactGTCCTGTGTTAACAAAGTCTATATATTatgtaatatattattttatttatttttcatgtatatTGTGACTCAGTAAAACGTCTTGCCAAataaatattgtcaaaattCTTCTTCAATTTTGTTTAAGAGTTTATTGTGCTTCTGTCTACAAAGTATTTTTCATAATACACATAATATTCTCTCAGGTGCCATAAATCAGTCTAGGGAtgttcttcatctgtttttcgCCTGTTTCTACTTATGGCTTATAACTGTAAACAAGCACTAGATAAATATTCTACTGGTGTTGTGCTCTTTCCTCATTAACCAAATAttgacacatatatatatatatatatatatatatatatacattgatTTGAAAATCATTAAATAAGGACATTTAATGCAGTACATGTGACATTatgtgtgcaaacacaaacaaatcagtcCATGACATGATATTTTCAGCTTGATTACactcaaatgatttattaatttgattcTCCCCAATGTTTTCATTGATTATTACAAATATTAATCATAAACAACTTTTATAATTACGACATCAGCTGAGAGGTGTGTGTATGAGATTGAAAGACAATGACATGACTACAACAGTCaagtttttaaatgcaaatatatCAGTGAAGGCCGACTGCACAGGCTGCCGTTCTCATAGcccagaggcatgatgggagtaACACTACTGCGCAAAATCAAATTCCCGGAAGTAGCACGGAAGCTGGCCACCCTACGCACCAGACGaacaatttcaataaaaactggATGGTGCCGCCATTTTGTACAAAGCATCCAGTTCGTGTAATGCATCCGCGGTCCCCGCCCTCCTCTCCTACCCCTTCGTCACGAGGCGGCGTCTGACCAATGGGGAGTGTCGTTACAGGCGCAGTGCGGTTGTCGGGATGTAAGGAGGAATGGCGACGGTCGAGGGGGTTTCGGAGGTCAGAGTCGAGCTGGGTTTGACCAAACAGAAGCGAATCGCAGGTAgtttgaacatttcatttgggaaaataaacgcacacacaccctcacacgcgcgtgcgcgcgcacagacACGCAGTGAGTTCACGTGAAGCCAGGGTCGGTGTGAGGAGCGTCAGCAATGAGGCGTGTCGTCTTTGGATTGTCAGCAAAACTTAAGAAAGCTAtgtggttttcatttaaatattaattaaattattatgatgaaaaaaaaaggtttgcacccacacgtaaacacacacagaggcttaGTGTGCAGTGATGACAAtaacaatcaataatcaatgacACGATCAATGAAACATACAACATGAAAAGTAGAATAGGGCTGCGGAGTCATTTGCTCAAGTACCGATCTTACCTACAGTTTTATCTGAGTATTTCCCTTTTATGATACTTTATACTTTTTCTTTCAAGAGTGAAATATTGTGTTTCTTACTCTACTGTATTCATACTTGATGCTTTTAAACGTGCAAAACACATGACCAAGAAATATGATGAGTCATAACAGATGAATACACagtcagggctgcaactaattattatttttggattCATCTGCAGATTGTCGTCGTCGTACCCCCCCACATTAATTGATTGTTTGCTTTGGCcctaaaatgtcagaatattatttaaaaaaagggcaaaCTATAATTTTCTGCAGCCACAGATAACATCTCCAGATGTATTATTTTGTCTGAGTAGAATTGCAAGAATTCATTATAATACCCTATAtgacaaattcatttaaaaatgctgAAAGCAGTAAGTGTTTTGGCATATTTTTAGCTTgataaaaaaactgttattcaGTTATCTacatcgtaaaaaaaaattgtcagtcACCTAATGGTTGAAAGTTTGTATGCAGCAGTGCCCAGTTAAATTTACTCGTTCCCATTCATCTACACTACAGCATTAAAGTCATGCTGACATGTGAATGCATTAATACTAATGATCCAATAATATAACATGAGAGTGGCTTTTCTACattctttaataaaaaaaaattctctgcaAAACATATTGAAATTGACGACAAAGAGATACAGAACATCTGCGAGGAGACACGTGCTGACCACAGGGAGGTGCAAAACGCCCACGACGAAATACAAAGAGATACATGACAACACGACAACTACGAAGAGATGCACAACACAATAATGCAAAACAATACAAGTAAGAAATAGATACAAAATAACCACAAACAACATGACTGGTTTGTAGTCATTTTGTCTCTCTCAGTTTGAGGggtgggagttgttgttttttgcaaggCACATTACACTGTCAAATAACTGTTTTGTACTGAGGAACAATATTATCATTTGTAATACTGAGCTGTAATTTAGAACAATCAATCACTACGTTTTTGGTGTGTGCATCCATCCTTGGATAAAAGACTCATGATCAAGACAAGTCTTCAGTGAATCTCAAATTATTCCTGCTGCAAAAAGTTCTTCTGCCGTATTTTGTGCATGAGCCACAAAGTCAACTGGataattttctttccttttccctccctgtcAAGGCCTGaatcccctcacctcctccagctaAACTCTTTGTCCCAGGATGGAGACTGAAGTGACGGTGTCCTCCTCACCGAGCTTGCTCTCCTCCCCCGCGCCACAGACTTTGACCACTCAGGCCAGCCTGGTGGCGAAGCAGCGAGACAGCAGAAAGGGCACACCCGCGACTCCCGCCTTTCTCTCCAACCTGGGGAGGGCCACACTGCGAGGCATTCGCAGGTGTCCTCAGTGCGGCGTCTACAACGGAACCCGTGGGCTTAGCTGCAAGAACAAGGCCTGTGGGGTGTCCCTCAGAAACGCCTCGGCAGCAGttagaaacaggaagaaatgcGCCGTGGAGGTGGTGAAAGTGGTAATAGACAGCGAGGAGAGGGGCGGGAAAGAGCGCGACAGGGGAGGAGTCCTTGGCGGCGGCTCGGGGGGAGGAGTCCAGGTGTTCTCGGTGtgtcacagaggaagaggaaccacGGCCACGCAGCTGGGCTTCGTCGAGCTCGTTCCCACCGACACCGCCATTGCGACGGGTGACGGTGCCACCCTGCTCACCCAGATCAACCTGGGCCGCTGCTTTTTGCCTGCCTGCAgacagggtcaaaggtcaaaccaTGGCGGGGCAGAAACGGCGGCAGCCAGTTCCAAGCAGTCTTTTGACAGCCTCTGCGTCCACATCAAACAGGCCATCGAGTGTCAGAGCCGCGCGACGCCGCTGGCCTTCAAGAGCTCTGTCCTGGAGGGTCTACAGGCCTCCATTCAGGCcagggaggagctgtggaggctgGCCACCGGGTCCCCGGGACCCCTGGTGCAGCGCGTCTCGAAGGACACCCTGGTGGTGAAGTGCAATACGGATTCCCACCATCCTCTGGGCCTGCTGCATCTCACAGTGGGCGCAGGTGGACTGTCGGAGGTTTCCAAGACCGAGATAAGGGGCAGAGAGACGCAGCAGCATGGCATTTTTCACTGCGCCTGCCaggtgagcagcagcaacagcaggagaAATAAACCCGGTGTTGACGGAGCAGGTGGCGCCGCCAGCTTTCAGCCTGCTCCCAGCCCGGCCTCACCGCAGCCCTGCCTCCACTTctacgcctgtgtgtgtgcttttgcaAGCGATGAGAAACTGGCTTCCGAGTTCACCCCTTTCATCAGCTACACCCCCAGTGGTACGGTAACGGTGCCTGACTTTCTTCTGtcagtttgaacctattttaaaggaacagtttgccGTTTTGGGAAATAAGGTCATTGGTTATTTTGCTGGAAGTCAGTGCTTAAGAAATGACCTGGCACAAAAATCCTATAGCATTTTGCAATATACTTACAGCCCTGTGCAAACGTTAAGACACTTTAAGAAATAATGCCATGAATACATTCTAATTATTAGTTAACTTCACGGAAAGTGCTGTAAATAGGAGACATCTAACCGTAATTTACTGTGTGAACAGCGCTCGTGTTCCTCGATACACCTGCGCAAGAAAGCAATGAGCACATTTCCCAAATCCTCAGACTGTTTCCTCAGTGTATTATCTGCTTCGGTAAGACGTATtgcttgtgtctctctcttgcagCTGTGCAGCCCAGTGCCACGAGTGGAGCGACAGGCTGCGGCGAGAAGCCTCTGCAGCAGGCCGAACCTGCCAACTCTCATCACAAAGCAAAGAAGCTTCGCCCGGACGAATCTCTCTCCGGTGCCTTGATCAAAACACCTCCTTTGAAAGATTTATTACACAGCGTCAATCACTCACAAATGCAGGATGATTCTGCGCTGCGTCTTTGTCTGAATCTGCCATTGTTgttccttctgtttctgtccctcCCGACCGACCTGTCCTGTCCTTCTTTAAATTTCCTGCCTctgtggcccccccccccccccccccccccccctctcagtgGCCCCCGCCTCTTGGCTGGGGAAAGAGGGAGCATTCGGCCCCGGCCTGAGGAGAGCTGGTCAGAGGAAAACCCCTGGTGCTGGTGGGCTGAAGGCTCCAGgtgctgcctccctccctccctccctccctgcctgtcCCACTACTAAGTCCACTGCGTCTGTCGCCTCCTTGcatctctgctgcctctgtctgtcacatCCGTCTGTAACTTTATCATCCATCCGTCCAATCATGCACCACTGACCCTCACCCACTATTGAATAGAACAGTGTGGTGGACACACGCAGTGTGGtggacacacgcacattcaATTCATGTCTGACAAAATCAGTTCATCTGCAGGTCTTAAAAAGCCATTAATTAGAAATGGATTTTTTGCAAATTTTGTCGCTTTGCATAGCAAATTAGTTTCACTATAAAATCGCTATTATTGCTATTAAAATCTAACTAGATTTTAATGACTaatcctttcattcatttatccatCCATTTTTCTGCTGCTAATTCAGGTGCAGGTCTTGTTTAgtgattaattaattacattaGGAATTATAATTTAGAAGTAgtaacaaaaatgtgaaatcattGTCAATAAGCCACATCATTACCGTTGGTTTCCGTTGAGGTCTTTCATAATTCGGCGAGCATGACTGTGAAACATTGAATTGCATCTATGTTgtttaaaaaggcttttttaaaagttgaaacTTGCAGAAAACATCTCCAGGCCTTTAAAGGTTCATTTTAGACTTGTAGACTAAATATCTTGGTGCTGTATGTTCTTCTgatctgtgtgttcatgtctcaGGAGGAGCCCAGGGTGTAGACGAGCTCACGGTGATGCTGGGGTTCCATCAGTGGCTGGCCAGTGTCACAGAGAGGATCCACCAGACGATGCACTACCAGTTTGACGGTAACACTGAAACTCCTGGAGAGTTAGATGACAAGATCTCTTGTATACTCTTATATCAGCCAGTTATTAAACATGACGCTCTGATATTAGTTCTAATAACGTTGTGCTTAGAGAAGTAATGGCTGAGATGTTGTACAATGGAACAAGAAGCAAGCATAAGCTGGGGATTTAAAACCCGTCTGATCGTCCAACTGTTGCTGCTCGAGCTCAGCGCTT from Scophthalmus maximus strain ysfricsl-2021 chromosome 20, ASM2237912v1, whole genome shotgun sequence encodes:
- the c20h2orf42 gene encoding uncharacterized protein C2orf42 homolog isoform X2, whose protein sequence is METEVTVSSSPSLLSSPAPQTLTTQASLVAKQRDSRKGTPATPAFLSNLGRATLRGIRRCPQCGVYNGTRGLSCKNKACGVSLRNASAAVRNRKKCAVEVVKVVIDSEERGGKERDRGGVLGGGSGGGVQVFSVCHRGRGTTATQLGFVELVPTDTAIATGDGATLLTQINLGRCFLPACRQGQRSNHGGAETAAASSKQSFDSLCVHIKQAIECQSRATPLAFKSSVLEGLQASIQAREELWRLATGSPGPLVQRVSKDTLVVKCNTDSHHPLGLLHLTVGAGGLSEVSKTEIRGRETQQHGIFHCACQVSSSNSRRNKPGVDGAGGAASFQPAPSPASPQPCLHFYACVCAFASDEKLASEFTPFISYTPSAVQPSATSGATGCGEKPLQQAEPANSHHKAKKLRPDESLSGGAQGVDELTVMLGFHQWLASVTERIHQTMHYQFDGKPQPLVYLIPQEFFNALQHRLSLGSKKRRLPNFTTPFVRNDGLPPGSFSKYTWHITSLMQVKRIFDTPELPLELYQSFVKNIDGSYSRFRCPEPLPESEFQEGYRTDRPLAIRPMELRTFLRVGPGAADQKEAGPFVIEWIPDVLPRCQMGELRISFEFGHQRSGQPENCEKTSAAEKGGRGKSDSPQSKHTKAVGVLQVVV
- the c20h2orf42 gene encoding uncharacterized protein C2orf42 homolog isoform X1, which produces METEVTVSSSPSLLSSPAPQTLTTQASLVAKQRDSRKGTPATPAFLSNLGRATLRGIRRCPQCGVYNGTRGLSCKNKACGVSLRNASAAVRNRKKCAVEVVKVVIDSEERGGKERDRGGVLGGGSGGGVQVFSVCHRGRGTTATQLGFVELVPTDTAIATGDGATLLTQINLGRCFLPACRQGQRSNHGGAETAAASSKQSFDSLCVHIKQAIECQSRATPLAFKSSVLEGLQASIQAREELWRLATGSPGPLVQRVSKDTLVVKCNTDSHHPLGLLHLTVGAGGLSEVSKTEIRGRETQQHGIFHCACQVSSSNSRRNKPGVDGAGGAASFQPAPSPASPQPCLHFYACVCAFASDEKLASEFTPFISYTPSAVQPSATSGATGCGEKPLQQAEPANSHHKAKKLRPDESLSVAPASWLGKEGAFGPGLRRAGQRKTPGAGGLKAPGGAQGVDELTVMLGFHQWLASVTERIHQTMHYQFDGKPQPLVYLIPQEFFNALQHRLSLGSKKRRLPNFTTPFVRNDGLPPGSFSKYTWHITSLMQVKRIFDTPELPLELYQSFVKNIDGSYSRFRCPEPLPESEFQEGYRTDRPLAIRPMELRTFLRVGPGAADQKEAGPFVIEWIPDVLPRCQMGELRISFEFGHQRSGQPENCEKTSAAEKGGRGKSDSPQSKHTKAVGVLQVVV
- the LOC118285438 gene encoding glutamic acid-rich protein-like isoform X2 codes for the protein MDPLDPLDPGPLDQDALDLELQLLRQVAQALVDNPAEDGLLEVLAEDFPDYIPSDEEEESEGDGQQLMESDEEDESEEDGQQLMESDEEDESEEDGQQLMESDEEDDSEEDGQQLMESDEEDDSEEDGQQLMESDEEDDSEEDGQQLMESDEEDESEEEFWGDYVSVDSGYCSLSDHEEE
- the LOC118285438 gene encoding glutamic acid-rich protein-like isoform X1, which codes for MDPLDPLDPGPLDQDALDLELQLLRQVAQALVDNPAEDGLLEVLAEDFPDYIPSDEEEESEGDGQQLMESDEEDESEEDGQQLMESDEEDESEEDGQQLMESDEEDESEEDGQQLMESDEEDDSEEDGQQLMESDEEDDSEEDGQQLMESDEEDDSEEDGQQLMESDEEDESEEEFWGDYVSVDSGYCSLSDHEEE